A genomic window from Salvia miltiorrhiza cultivar Shanhuang (shh) chromosome 5, IMPLAD_Smil_shh, whole genome shotgun sequence includes:
- the LOC131024857 gene encoding zinc finger CCCH domain-containing protein 18, whose amino-acid sequence MADDEEARVVEEQLQFQLKEQKDSLAAVADALSVDPSNAELISVHDELVEAIKDAEEGLFQLKRARLIREADSALKGLVSTGDVKVEPLEPTDVEPEPLVDQTYSIGSKCRFRHTDGRWYNGLIVGLEGSESAKISFLTPTTESMLMCKFFLQQRCRFGSNCRLSHGIDVPVSSLKKYIPTIWEQSLVGSSIWALSDSKAGIWREAELESWDENLRTGEVIFRDDGSSAKLGTEAITSSEYAQRSDEEESDLSSEQSDSSDDEDDSPQGLGFLESTALQRGVQTDTAIFANWENHTRGIASKMMANMGYREGMGLGASGQGRLDPISVKVLPPKQSLDHAVKALDKDENKDTRAKKRSRGGKRKRDKKLAAAAKAAEEEEDSKDVFSLINTQLAMHGQIVNGSSSAKRQQQNKANGEARKEDRRAILAYEDEMQSLRFQVEKLEEMVKRNKKEKSVHDAAMRKLNETRKALADAEEAHASTSNAVSRKEKEKKWLKF is encoded by the exons GTTCATGATGAGCTTGTTGAGGCCATTAAAGATGCTGAGGAGGGCCTTTTTCAGCTCAAAAGAGCAAGGTTGATAAGAGAGGCTGATTCTGCTTTGAAAGGTTTAGTAAGCACTGGCGATGTCAAAGTGGAGCCTCTGGAACCAACAGATGTGGAACCTGAACCGTTGGTGGATCAGACCTATTCTATAGGGTCAAAATGTAGATTCCGTCACACTGATGGGCGGTGGTACAATGGGCTTATTGTTGGCTTGGAAGGTTCAGAATCTGCAAAAATATCTTTCCTTACTCCAACTACTGAAAGCATGTTG ATGTGCAAGTTCTTTCTACAACAACGATGTCGATTTGGTAGTAATTGCCGCTTATCACATG GCATCGATGTCCCCGTATCTTCCTTGAAGAAGTATATTCCTACTATTTGGGAACAGTCGCTGGTGGGTTCCAGCATCTGGGCCCTTTCAGATAGTAAAGCTGGCATCTGGAGAGAAGCTGAGCTAGAGTCTTGGGATGAGAATCTCAGAACAGGGGAGGTAATTTTTCGAGACGATGGAAGTTCAGCAAAGTTGGGAACAGAAGCAATCACTTCCTCTGAGTATGCCCAGAGGAGTGATGAAGAAGAGTCCGATCTAAGTTCGGAGCAATCTGATTCTagtgatgatgaagatgatagCCCGCAAGGGTTGGGGTTTTTGGAAAGCACAGCGTTGCAGAGGGGGGTCCAAACCGACACTGCTATTTTTGCGAATTGGGAGAATCATACCCGCGGCATTGCTTCCAAGATGATGGCTAATATGGGATACCGCGAAGGAATGGGTTTGGGTGCGTCAGGACAGGGAAGACTCGATCCTATTTCTGTTAAGGTTCTTCCACCTAAGCAATCTCTTGATCACGCTGTAAAAGCTCTTGACAAAGACGAGAACAAGGATACGCGAGCAAAGAAGCGCAGCAGGGGTGGTAAGAGAAAGCGTGACAAGAAATTAGCAGCCGCAGCCAAAGCTGCTGAAGAAGAGGAGGATTCGAAAGATGTATTCTCTCTTATCAACACCCAGCTTGCGATGCACGGGCAGATTGTGAACGGCAGCAGCTCTGCAAAGAGGCAGCAGCAGAACAAAGCAAACGGTGAGGCAAGGAAAGAGGACAGACGGGCGATCCTTGCCTACGAAGATGAGATGCAAAGCTTGAGATTTCAAGTCGAGAAGCTCGAAGAAATGGTGAAGCGGAACAAGAAGGAGAAGTCTGTGCACGATGCTGCTATGCGGAAGCTCAACGAAACTCGCAAGGCACTGGCCGATGCAGAGGAGGCTCATGCGTCCACATCAAATGCAGTGTCtagaaaagagaaggagaagaaatGGCTAAAATTTTGA
- the LOC131024855 gene encoding aspartyl protease family protein At5g10770-like encodes MASLNVKMRICWFLFTLISCFVERSSCFESRNDESHFHIVEISSFSPADVCTHSTINGFNKRQSSMEILHRQGPCFQQGQNKAYTSPSLDEVLSHDQARVESIQARIDSNSNTNTNTNKIENFKWDSKKANLPVESGRSLGSGNYIVTVGLGTPKRSLSLMFDTGSDLTWTQCQPCVRSCYHQQEPIFNPSTSSSYKNISCKSAECSQLSSATGSSPGCATTTCVYGIQYGDQSFSVGYFSRDKLTISATDVFPSFLFGCGQNNQGLFGNTAGLLGLGRNALSIVSQTASKYGKYFSYCLPSTSSHIGHLTLGKGRAPTRVKFTPLDRSQGTSFYFIDIVSISVGGRQLPIRQPVFQAAGGIIDSGTVITRLPPAAYSAMSAAFRKLMTKYPKAPAYSILDTCYDLSRHTSVSIPIISFTFGGNVKLDLDPTGILVAVAKSRLCLAFAGNIDASNVAIYGNTQQKTFEVVYDVGAGKVGFAPGGCK; translated from the exons ATGGCCTCTCTGAATGTGAAGATGAGAATATGTTGGTTTTTATTCACATTGATTTCATGTTTTGTGGAGAGAAGCAGTTGTTTTGAAAGCAGAAATGATGAGAGCCATTTTCATATCGTTGAAATCAGCTCTTTTTCTCCGGCAGATGTCTGCACTCACTCTACCATCAACG GTTTTAACAAGAGACAATCAAGCATGGAAATTCTCCATAGGCAAGGTCCATGTTTTCAACAAGGTCAAAATAAGGCCTATACATCACCGTCTCTAGACGAGGTCCTTTCTCACGATCAAGCTAGGGTTGAGTCGATCCAAGCTCGAATCGATTCTAAttcaaacacaaacacaaacacaaacaaaattGAGAATTTCAAGTGGGACTCAAAGAAAGCAAATCTCCCCGTTGAATCTGGGCGTTCCCTAGGCTCGGGGAACTACATCGTGACCGTGGGCCTAGGGACCCCCAAGAGAAGTCTCTCGCTCATGTTCGACACTGGTAGCGACCTAACATGGACACAATGCCAGCCGTGCGTCCGGTCATGCTACCACCAACAGGAACCGATTTTCAACCCATCGACCTCAAGCTCGTACAAGAACATATCGTGCAAGTCGGCCGAGTGCTCCCAGCTCTCCTCCGCCACCGGCAGCAGTCCAGGTTGCGCCACCACCACGTGCGTCTATGGCATCCAATACGGCGATCAATCCTTCTCGGTAGGGTACTTCAGCCGGGACAAGCTCACCATATCGGCAACAGATGTTTTCCCGAGCTTTCTGTTCGGTTGTGGCCAGAACAACCAAGGCTTGTTTGGCAACACTGCAGGGCTATTAGGTCTAGGCAGAAATGCCCTATCCATTGTGTCTCAAACTGCATCAAAATACGGCAAATACTTCTCCTATTGCCTCCCATCAACTTCTAGCCATATAGGGCACTTGACTCTTGGCAAAGGTCGGGCCCCGACCCGAGTAAAGTTCACACCTCTCGACCGGTCGCAAGGCACGTCATTCTACTTCATCGATATTGTCTCGATAAGCGTGGGAGGCCGCCAACTGCCTATCCGACAGCCTGTCTTCCAGGCTGCCGGGGGCATCATAGACTCGGGGACGGTCATCACGCGTCTGCCCCCTGCGGCCTACAGCGCGATGAGCGCCGCCTTTCGGAAGTTGATGACCAAGTACCCGAAAGCGCCGGCCTACTCGATACTCGACACGTGTTATGATTTGAGTAGGCACACGAGTGTGTCCATTCCAATCATATCTTTCACCTTTGGAGGCAATGTGAAGCTCGACCTGGACCCCACGGGGATCCTCGTGGCCGTCGCTAAATCGCGACTCTGCCTGGCGTTTGCTGGAAACATTGACGCTAGCAACGTCGCGATCTACGGCAACACGCAGCAGAAGACGTTTGAGGTGGTGTACGATGTTGGTGCAGGGAAAGTTGGATTTGCACCTGGTGGGTGTAAATAG
- the LOC131024856 gene encoding protein ENHANCED DISEASE RESISTANCE 2-like: MCSSKHMQMHHNHQRSSTAASAMGDWREEAINRGSLKHVDLNTGSNGWAAPPGDHFSVRGPNYPTKKGKTPAGEWLLDPAGVDWIRSNGRLDNLLARRDNRVMNALRASKKSSETFIVAVNLQIPGREHHSVVFYFSSKEGEPISSNPLLNNFVNGSDEYRDSRFKIVNKIVKGPRILKTAVGRYSACLLGKAVSCCYHRGADYLEIDVDIGSSTVASAILRLALGCVKAVTVDLGFLVEGQTEEELPEKLFGAVRICQMEMSSAMFVDVAAPTATSNKVFPVDSDEH, translated from the coding sequence ATGTGCTCGTCGAAACACATGCAGATGCACCACAACCACCAGCGCTCTTCCACGGCCGCTTCCGCCATGGGAGATTGGAGGGAGGAAGCCATCAACCGCGGATCATTGAAACACGTCGACCTCAACACCGGATCCAACGGCTGGGCCGCGCCTCCGGGCGACCACTTCTCCGTCCGCGGACCTAATTACCCCACCAAAAAGGGCAAAACTCCCGCCGGCGAGTGGCTCCTCGATCCCGCCGGCGTCGATTGGATCCGATCCAACGGCAGGCTCGACAACCTCCTCGCGCGGCGCGATAATCGCGTCATGAACGCGCTGCGCGCCTCGAAGAAATCGTCGGAGACGTTCATAGTCGCGGTGAATCTCCAGATCCCCGGCCGCGAGCACCACTCCGTGGTCTTCTACTTCTCGAGCAAGGAGGGGGAGCCGATCAGCTCGAATCCTCTGCTCAATAATTTCGTCAACGGATCGGATGAGTATCGGGACAGCCGATTCAAAATCGTGAATAAGATCGTGAAAGGACCGAGGATTCTGAAGACGGCGGTGGGGAGATACTCGGCGTGCCTGCTCGGCAAGGCGGTGAGCTGCTGCTACCACCGGGGGGCGGATTATCTGGAAATCGATGTCGACATCGGCAGCTCCACCGTCGCGTCCGCGATTTTGCGGCTGGCGTTAGGGTGCGTGAAGGCGGTGACGGTGGATTTGGGGTTTTTAGTGGAGGGGCAGACGGAGGAGGAGCTGCCGGAGAAGCTGTTTGGTGCGGTGAGGATCTGCCAGATGGAGATGAGCTCGGCGATGTTCGTAGATGTCGCCGCGCCGACGGCGACCAGTAATAAGGTCTTTCCCGTCGATAgtgatgaacattag